The following proteins come from a genomic window of Liolophura sinensis isolate JHLJ2023 chromosome 13, CUHK_Ljap_v2, whole genome shotgun sequence:
- the LOC135480728 gene encoding uncharacterized protein LOC135480728: protein MSSWSDIENLIILRLKQWEKLWNEKNFAELETMYTHDCELVPAGKRSRKGREGLADFFRALVSRLNWDRVVMETEAVSQASEDTVVSKGGFRIFKPDGSPAAVVDHMVIWKKRDDGYIMLFHMFNFDP from the exons ATGTCATCATGGTCAG ATATTGAAAACCTGATCATTTTGCGGCTGAAGCAATGGGAGAAGTTATGGAACGAGAAGAACTTTGCAGAGCTAGAGACGATGTACACGCACGACTGCGAACTGGTGCCGGCCGGCAAGAGGTCTCGTAAAGGCAGGGAAG GATTGGCGGATTTTTTCCGCGCGCTGGTGTCAAGACTGAACTGGGATCGGGTCGTCATGGAGACTGAAGCGGTGTCGCAGGCGTCAGAAGACACTGTTGTCAGTAAGGGAGGTTTCCGGATCTTTAAACCGGATGGTTCTCCTGCTGCCGTTGTCGA TCACATGGTGATATGGAAAAAACGAGATGACGGCTACATCATGCTGTTCCACATGTTCAACTTTGACCCCTAA